AGATAGGTTTAATTACAAATGAGTACTTACTCCATATAGTGCACTCTAATATTTTCTattgtctttcatttatttttttttaaatacacacacacacacacacacacacacacacacacacacacacggcccagtgcatgaaattcatgcacaataaaagggaattaattagagggaatattttaatattgctatttgccctttctctataatagaagtgtcagagatgaaagaaaattagtaaaatgtatataaaaatctctctcctgtcagagtctggggagcgccatgggacccagagtcaaatctACACCCACCCGCACGTGCCTCAAAATCGCACGAGACcaagacccagccggccccacccccatcaagccccaccgggcgtggcctcaggccccctggccccagcactggaggagcggggggagggggcgcacgtgacctcaggtcccccagccctggcacatgagggcatgatgaccatttgcatattagctctttattatataagattatatatatatatatatatatatatatatatatatatatatatataatttctttattgatttcagagaggaagggagagatagaaatatcaatgatgagagagaatcattgattggctgcctcctgcaccctctccactgGAGAGCGAGCctgcacctgggcatgtggccttgaccagaatcaaacctggaacctttagtctgcaggttgacgctctatccactgagccaaaacagctcgggcgtctttcatttatttttaactggtGAATTGATTTCACTCACTAAAAGGGCACAACCTTTGGTTTAAAAAAGACACTTCTTCAACATAATCTGTCAGCCAGGAAAAGCCAGTGTTTTGCATTTTGTAaggttataatttaaatatttttttaagtaggaGAAGTTTATTTTAGAAGGATTCTAAACTCCTTACTAGGAAATTCTTCCTTCTGTCTGCAACATCCAAAATGTTCCTATCCACAGTTGGATGTAACTGGAAATAGACACTCCTAAAACTACACTTTCATCAAAAGAGGGATTAAAAATCATGATGAATTAATTTGTAAGGAGGAGGAAACTGGAGAATGGTGACTAGTTCAGTGGATCTCTGCTCTCCTCTGGCCAGGCtgtttttattggagagagagagagagagagagagagagagagagagagacagacattgatgtgagagagaaacatcgatcagctgcctcctgtacatgccccaaccaagtATTGAACCcacaaaacctaggtatgtgccctgaccagaaattgagccagggacctttcagtgcatgagacaatgctcaaccagcaCCAGCCAGTGCAAGCCTTGCTTTttgacaatatatatttttaaaaactatgaataTTCATATTTGTGGTTGTTAAGTAGATTGACTGCTATAGGAACTAAATcttatctttttctaaaaaatattcttttattgatgtcagagaggaagggagagggagagatagaaacatcaatgatgagagagaatcattgattggctgcctcctgcacaccccctactggggattgagcctgcaacccaggcatgtgcccttgaccagaatcaaacctgggacccttcagtccacaggccgacactctatccactgagtcaaaccagccagggcctaaatCTTATCTTATCCCTAAGTCTCTGCTTGACAGGATGCACTGAAACTGAACCAGCAAAGAATCATTTGACTGTGTCCACACTGAAGTCAATCTTAAAATTGGGAGACCTGACAGAATAGTGGTTACGGGGCGCAGGCTCCTGAGACAGGCTGCCTGGGCTGAAATGCCAGCTCTATCACTTGCTAGCTGTAAACTAAGGAACACTTCTaacccctctctgcctcccttttctcctctgtACATGGAGGTAATAGAAGCTCCAACCTCATCAGGTTGTTATGAAAAATAAAGGAGTTAATTCATGTAAAGAATTtagaatagccctggctggtttgctgagtggttagagcgttggaccatggactgaagggccactggttcaattcctggtcaagggcatataccttggttgcaggttagatccggAGCCCCATCAGGGCGAGTGCAGGGGCAATCAGtctatatgtctctctctctctctctctctctctcccccccccccatcctttttcacttttactctctctaaaaatcaatggaaaaaatatcctcaggtgaggaataaaaaaaaaaaaaagaatttagaatagTGTTTGACACATAGTATGTTTTCTGGTATTCCTTAAAATGAGATTCCCCcatctgccccccacacacatatactccagttttcttttctttttttaaattatatttgtattgattccagagaagaagggaggagagagatagaaatatcaatgatgagagagaatcatagattggctgcctcctgcacgccccacactggggatcgagcccacaacctgggcatgtgccctgaccgggaatcgaaccgtgacctcctggttcgtaggtcgacgctcaaccactgagctcccAGTTTTTCTCAACACCCTCTGACTTCTCCACGCACCAGTGTTGGGTTTGTGGGGTAGTTGTGAGGTTaaattttcttccccttttcctcctaagggggaaaaatataatttacctcaaaaccttttcttttctttcaaaatgttctGAGAGTGAGAGTAATAAGATATCTAACCAGACCCTGTGAATGAAGCCGAGATATAATTTGCATGATAAAGATGTATTTCCATTTATAAAGTTCATCAGCAGAATTAATGACAAATAAAGGGAAGATCCAATTAAAGTTCCCCACCCATTAGCAATCTTGCTTCAACTCTCAGGGCAGGAATTTTCAAAGGAGAGGCTGAAGTTGGAAATGATTTCAACATTAAGGTTGGTGGCATTAAAAAAAGGANNNNNNNNNNNNNNNNNNNNNNNNNNNNNNNNNNNNNNNNNNNNNNNNNNNNNNNNNNNNNNNNNNNNNNNNNNNNNNNNNNNNNNNNNNNNNNNNNNNNNNNNNNNNNNNNNNNNNNNNNNNNNNNNNNNNNNNNNNNNNNNNNNNNNNNNNNNNNNNNNNNNNNNNNNNNNNNNNNNNNNNNNNNNNNNNNNNNNNNNACGTTGCATTTCCAGCCGCCATCCCCGAAGAATTCGGGCGTTTTGATTTATGCCTGGAATTCTTCGGGGATGGCGGCTGGAAATGCAACGTTACATGAAATGTTTCCAATTTGCTTTCAGCCAAATTACCTCTTTTGCCTTTAAAGGGCAAaccttgttttctttgattatgaTGACGCCCATCCAGTTCTTGACAGCTCATTTGGCACGTGAACAAGAAAAAGCCGTTAGGAACTCAGGAGATTGAAGGAAAAGCAGGAAATGGGTGAGGATGAAAGGGATGCCTTTCTCCTCCACTCAGTCCTCAGCTCCCCGAGGCTTCTGGGGTCCCGCTGGCCCGGCCCAGAACAGGGCAGCCTCAGCCTCTGAGCCGGCTCCCTTTACCCTTGTTTTCGTCACTTCCGGCATTTCTTTGATTCCCACACTCCTCCCTGTttactcttcctcctcctctgcactTACATCTCTGGGGCCCGCTCCATCTTGTGTTGTCTGTGCCTAGACTGTGTGGTCAGCTAGGGTTCTTTGGTCGCAAGCAACAGAAACCGGCCCCGCCGAAACGAACGGTGAACGTGACGGAAAAGCTGAAGAAGCAGGGTCCTCAGAACCCACCAGTGGCAGGCATCAGCCGCCACCATCTCCCACCCACCTGGCCCTTGGAATTCCCACGAGGGCAAAAGCAGGGCTCTCGGATCGCAGCCCCACCAGGACTGCACACAGCGGGAGAGAGGATCTGAGTCCTGAAAGGGAAACGGGGCTGTCGCCTGACGAAGAGGAAACGGATCACAGGAAGGCCAGCACATCCTGTCCACTGTCTGCTCTGGTTACGGCAGCTGGAACTCAGGGAGTTTAAACACTGAGCATTGTCCTCCCTTCCAAACGGCCTCTCTGTTTCCCTAGTGACTCCGGTGCCCCGGAGTTCTCTCCCTGTCACCCAAACCCGAAGCTGTCTTTCACGCCTCAAGTCCTGTTGGTTCCTTCTTCTGGTTTTCATGGGCTTGAACTCTGTCTGCAGCCTCCCCTCATGTGAAGGCGGCTGAGAAGGAGCGCAGTAAGTGTGTCCAGCCTGCACAATATAGGCAAGCACGTTGGGGCGGGGGTGGCGCCGGCCACAGAGGGTTGGGCATGGTGATAACCTAAAAGGAGAGTTCGACCAAGGCTGGAAGCCCAGGAAGGCTTCGCTGAAGACGTGACACTTGAACTGAGAATAAGGAATTAACTtggcaagagagagaaagggggtgcattgcaggaaaaagaaacagcatgtgcaaaggccctgaggtggaagGTTTATAGCATCTCAATTTATCAGCCGGCCACCAGTCCTTTCCCTATAAATCTTCCACACAATAGATCTCTTTCAAAAAATCTGATTTTATCCTGTCGCACGTTGCCTGCAATCAAAATGGATCCCAATGTCCTACCAGATCAAGTCCCCAGTCTGGTGTTGAAGCTGGTCATAATCTCCTCCTATTCTGGGACTacagctttcttctcttcctcctctactTGTTGAACCTTCGTGCATGCATGTGTTATATCCCAAACCAGGTTATGGACTCCGGCAGGACAGGAACCACACCTGGCATCTCCCTCATATCCCCGGGGGCTCAGTAAAGACCAGACTAGATCTCTACAGGCATGATCTTTATTGCAGGGGGCAGCAGCAGATGTAAGCCGACCAGCCGAGCAGCTCTTTCATCATCTGAGCGAGAGATTACAAGGCCCCTGGTGGCAGAGAGGCTGCTGAAAGGGAGGACGTGGGGAGGGAGCTGTCGAGAAGAGATCACTGATAGGAGTGGGGGCAGATGGGATGTGTGGGGACAGGAGAGTGTGGGGCGACACTCAGGTTTCTGACTTGAGCCACTAGGGTGGCCGATCATCAGGATGAGGCATAAAGAAGGAGCAGGGCAAGGGACAGGCACGTGGGGGcggatggggggagggaagggtctGTCTTAGGTGCTTTCTGCTGGGAGCCCAGGTTCATCAGAGACTTGTGGATCTCCAACGGGGCTGAGACTCTAACCGGGAATCATCGCAGTCCTGGACCTGGGATTTCGGTTTCCCTGGTTGAATAATATCAGTTATTATTTATTGAGCGCTCGCAATGTCAGGCCCCGTGCCAGAAACATCCCGCAGAAGCCGAAGATCCCTGTCTTATGGCCGGTGAGGCCGGGGCTTAGGGGAATTAGATAAAAGCCCAGGCCCCCCAGCAAGGATCTGAACCCAAGCGGGGTTGCTGCAGAGAGAGCTCTCCTAGTCATCATGCCACAGAGCGATGTGGGTTATTGATTTCTGATCGCCCCCGTAGATCTTTCCGAAGTGGTCTTCTACATAGGCGTTTTATTCTGTAATAGCTGTAGCTTTCCAGAAAGCTTGCAAAGATAATACAGAATTCCCGTATGCCCTCCATTGGCTCCCCCTactgttaacatcttacataagCGTGTTATGTTTATCCAAACTACTAGTAAGACATTGACACTATTGACCAAACTATCCACTTGATttggatttcaccagtttttttttttttactaacgtCCTTGTTTCCCTTTCAGAATTCAATCTGGGAGACAGCGTTGCATGGAGCAAAGCTGTTTTTTAAACAATGCGTTTCAAAGTCATTGTCTGTCCCACCCTGATTTAAAAAACCCAGCGCAAGGTGGGCTGTGCTGGTCCTAGTCCTGCTTGCTCTGTCCCTGTTCTGTTCTGTGTCTTGGGCTgttgctcccccccccctcccccccaccctccccccccacccccacaccccccatccCCAGGCTGCATTGCCCAGGCTCCCTTGTCAGTTGGTTCCTCACTGGGTTTGCCCAATGGGAGGCACTGGTGTTAGACTGGAGGGCGGGGTGAAGGGAGAAGCCAGAGTCCTTCTCCCTCTTTGCTTTGGGCTGTTTGTGGCAGTGGCCACAGGTCCTCTGGGACTGCAGCCTCTCCCGGATAGGAAACGGCTGGGGTTCCGGCTTCCCCGGGCTGACCCTGACCCCGaagctccccacctcctcctgtggTGGCTTCCTGCCACTAACAATTTAACCTTGGCCAGTTGGGGGGCTGGCAAGGGGGGACGTCACCTTGCCCTGGTTGGCCTCTCAACTCCTCCGGCACCTGTGTGACCGGTTTTCTGTACTTAAATACTTAGAATGATGTCCACATTCCTGGTTGGCCCCTGCCTGTCACCTGTGCCTGAGACCCACCTCCATACTTGGCCCTCCTATCCCTGCGGCCCTGTCGCTGTCACAAAGCTACCAACTGCTGTCGGAGAGGGGTTCTGTGGACAAGCTGCAGAGCGCCTGCGGGGACCCCTCAATGCCAAGTTTATGGTTGCGGTGGCCACACCAGCCACACTGACGCCTGCACAGCTCTCCTAACTGCGTGCCCCTTCCTTTTTCAGGAAAACAGAGGCAGGAGGCCTGTCCAGCCCATCGAAGTCTCCCAGGGCCCACGGAGACCAAGGAGGCCGCTCGTAACATGGCGTCAGACATCCTGGCCGTGGGCGCCCTCTACCAGGTCCCTGACATCAACAAAATGAGGGCGATCGCAGAGACACCCCAAAAGGCAGCTTCCCCACTGAAACCCTTCACCCCCTTGAAGACCAAGCTCACCACCATCGAGACCAAGAGGATCATGTCCGTGCTGGATGAGACCATCCAAAAGGTGGAGCTGGTGACGCTGCTGTCCTACGTGGCAGCCAACACCGAGGACCTGGAGGGCCTGCTGGGCGAGGACCTCGCCAGGGCGGTGCGGGAGCATGAGGACCTGTGCCAGGTGTTCATGGACAAGGTCAGCtacctgcaggaggaggagatgcAGCTGCAGGCCGAGGAAGATTTCGAGGAGGAAGCCTGGTTCCGGGACCTCCTCCTCTCCATCGAGCTGCAGAAATCCAACCTCCTGCCGGTCATGGGGCAGATCAGAGACTCCACCAAGAACATCCTGAGACTCCTGCTCAGCCGCCCGCAGGCGGCCCAGCTCGTGCGGGCGCAGGCGCAGGAGCGGGGCCCGGGAGCGCAGGGCTTCATCGACAGCCTGGTGGAGCTCCGCGGCTTCCTGTTTGAGaagctgctcacctgccccatGGAAGCCAGAGACAAGAGCCAGTTCATCCAGGAGATCACGAAGCGGAACAggaagaaccaggaggtcatcgaCACGCTTGAGAACGAACTGGAGGAGAGAATGAAGAGCAGGGCTGCGGAGGTATCGCTTACAGTGTGGGCAAGTCCTGGAAGGAGCCCACGGGCAGCCCAAACCTTCTGGCAGTTGGGTTCTCTccgcgccccctcccgcccccccccccgggatttaaatacagtggggccttgacttaactcaatgcaaaaaatcagccgagagacagctggtatctcaaaaaacttgttagttgggacactcgtaagtcaaggccccactgtagatgttttcattcttttattccatGAATACGGTTTTGAATACTTTACGAGGTGCCAGGTCTTATAAATAAGCCCGCAGGGTCCCAGCCTCATGGAGTTCACAGGAAGGAAGATAGTATTTAAAGAGCTGGGTtaattacagttttaaaaaaaatgtatttttatttttttcagagaggaagggagagggagagagagaatcattgattggctgcctcctgcacgcctcctactggggatccagcccacgacccaggcatgtgcccttgacgggaatcgaacccgggaaccttcagtccacaggccgacactctatccactgagccaaaccggccagggctgtcccTATTTTTGAACCAACTGAGGGCAGGGGACAAGCCAGGCACTCAGGGAGAGCAGGTGGCAGTCCTGTGGGGCGTGTCTATCACACCTTCGCCTTCGTGCATCATGCTGTGTCTCTGCCAACTGGGCACCCCCACGGTGCCCCAGCAGGAGTGCCCCACTGTCccagccctctcccctgccctccactcATGCCAGGAAAGAGAGGCGGTGGCCAGGAACCCGGGCTctgggtcagacagacctggCTTCAAATGCCGGACGGACGACTTGACCCCTTCGGCCTCCGCTTCCTGGTCTGTCATCACgctgtccctgtgcccaccgGAGGGGGGGCAAGACTCGGCGAGGTGACCTCGCAGCAATGGCTGGCGCCTGTGCTGAGCCGGGGTCAC
The sequence above is drawn from the Myotis daubentonii chromosome 19, mMyoDau2.1, whole genome shotgun sequence genome and encodes:
- the IQCD gene encoding dynein regulatory complex protein 10 — protein: MASDILAVGALYQVPDINKMRAIAETPQKAASPLKPFTPLKTKLTTIETKRIMSVLDETIQKVELVTLLSYVAANTEDLEGLLGEDLARAVREHEDLCQVFMDKVSYLQEEEMQLQAEEDFEEEAWFRDLLLSIELQKSNLLPVMGQIRDSTKNILRLLLSRPQAAQLVRAQAQERGPGAQGFIDSLVELRGFLFEKLLTCPMEARDKSQFIQEITKRNRKNQEVIDTLENELEERMKSRAAEVEKENFVIQELKNHLHQVLKFSENSLLRTKQEAEKQQKADYRASQGRAAKIQQDILQLRSQFHSLVMENREAEQALRKKKYKVETEIENWIQKYDTEMSEKQDEYEELDIIHKEEKIQLEELQQRYEVLVEEFAQIREEREITSKKRMEDEQEMMRMVRAATLIQAVWKGYLVRSLLRSKRKKRGKGKAKGEKGKGKGKK